GCTCCATGTTTTTAAtagaaagagaaaataatatgCGTTAATTACTTAACCTAACATCGTTTTATTGGGTGTGCAATAGAAGTTTACAATGTCAACGAACGCTGACCGTAAACATACGAACTGGCTGTGAGTAAATGTAATTGAAGTTCGTTTGTATGCTGAACAATTTATAGTGCGTGATTCCCGTGGGAAATTCACTTGGAATAGAATATTCGATCGTCAAGTTCCGCTGCCTACGAAGGACTAGCTAGAACGCGTGCTCAACCTAAAATATTCAAGTACCGGTTACTTCGGCTGTGAGAGGTCTGTGCTGAACTTGAGTCTAAATAGCAAAGTGTTTTTACTCGTTACTACTTTTCATATTCCGACTCGATAATCGTTACGTACTAAGAAGCGTTTTTCAACTctaattgttaaaaattataatatttaatccATAAATTAACACCACACTCTGAATTCATAGTTAATATTTTACATTGTTACAACCTAAGTCTTGTATATATTTCCGAAATTATATCTCTCTCGTTGAAACGTACGATATATTTTACCGAAGTTTTAACGCGCGTTTTACGCACATCGATCATTTCCGGTCTGACGGATCGATAGTAGTCGCGATACAGAATCGAACTAGATCGATATTGGAATACACCTAACCCCAAACGTAAGGGTATCACTTTTAAAACCTACGAAGTTAAGATTAGAAGCTACGGCAAGCGTTTGCTGATACGAAGGAAATCCATAATCGATATTGACGATGTTCAAATGCTGTGTTTGCAATAAGAGCGCGAAGAAGGAGAAGTCGAACGGCGATGTGACGAAGCAAAGTCAGAAAGCGATAGACCTGCAGGTAGTTGCTAAAGTTGAGGAGGACGGGCCAATCGGACGAGAAGAAAAGCTGAACGGCGACGTACAGAGATTGGAGAAAGTTTCTCCATCTATGGAGAATTGCTCCGCGGAAGTAGTCGATGACTTGACTGTCAAGAGTCCGTTGCCATCCGGTAAACGCGATGAAATCGATGGTTCTCGACTGAGAAAGGAATCGATTGTAGAATCGAACAAGGGGGAAGACGATGATACTAAAAATGCGACCGATGGAACGGAAGAGAACAAAAGAGAAGAGGAAAATGGAATCAAAGATGCGAGTGGAAGTGCAGAAGTAAATGGATGTGATAATACGAGCGGGATTAGTGACGGGGGTGGCGGGGGTGGGTTAATGCAGGTAATACTGAATACCGGCGTTCCTAGCATTGTTAAAACGAATCTTTACGATTCCTCAACCGCGTATATCGAGAGAACGATCGATGATGGACCAGAAGAAGAAGGCGACGATTCCGTTTTCGAAGCCTGTCCGAATGACAATGCTAATAAAAAGACAACGCCAGGTATATTTTTATTGATGCAGTATTTTTGTCCTTTAtgttttcataaattatttcaTATATGCAATTTTCTTACTTCCCTGGTTCTTTATTTACACGCGTGCCGTTTTAGAACAGCATTTCAGTGTAATCAAATTTCTTTGACGATAATAATAATGTTTCACCGGGCCAAAGTTCATTAAGAGCATAATGGAAACTGCCTTTGACGCTAATCGCATTACCGCGTTTAATATGGATTAGTACTCCTAATAATGCGATCTGCGTTATTGTTGTCGTGTTTGTGTAATGTATTTCGTTACAATCAGGTTGTAGAAAGAATCGACTTTTTGAAATTccaagacccaacccagaaatatgGCCTTATTTGGTTATTCGTTTTGTGACTCATACACATACATTCCCACCTTTAGTTGCTTTTTAATTACACGAACACTTGGTACTTATCAGTACTTGCGATATGATTGATCTCATCGTTAGTCATCCGCCAACAAAGTGGGAAAAGTGATTTCCATATCAGGATAAGTGGTGGGGGGGTTTCTTAAGTCGATTCTCTCTTCGGTCCAACTAGTTGAATTATTCTCGACCGTGAACATGAAAATTGCATATAATGGACGATTTTGTGTGGACAAAGTGTCTATATTCGGGTGTATGATGCGCAGTTCCGTCAGTTCCCCGTTGGCTATCGGAGGAGGACGATCATGATTCAGAAGAGTGCAGTGGCATGCAAGAACCACCAGCGACGCCGGTCGCCCGCGACGAACTAGCTTTAAGACGACACAGATTCTTCTCCGATTTATTGCACGCCGCGCAAAATTCGTCGGAGCACAGAGTGAGGTTTGACCCACTAGGACCGATGGTgcacgccggttagggctcacCCATAATCCATTTCTTACTTTCTATAAGTTTTATCGAAACTAATTTCTCGAGCTTGAATACACCGCGTATAGCTGGACTAACTTACACTTTGTTTTACCAATGATTCAATATACTGTAGAACAATGCTGTCCCTTACATTGTTTTGCTTCTCTCTTCCTTCGCATATCGCATTGTGTTTGGACGTGACGCGATAACGTAACATCAGTCAACGTCTTGCGGTAAATGGCTTATGTTGGACAGCATTGCTATAGTGTTGCGATAATGGCTTTGTTATctgttaaatatattttgtatgtAATGTAGATGTATTTTGAATAGGTGTACATCAGGTTTAAAGCGCGCGTATATCTGGAATTATTTGTCTTGGAGGTATGACAAGGAAGCAGCATCAAAACATCTCGCTGTATTATACATTATTTTTCGTCCTTGTTCTATTTTTACACCGTGACCCATTTACCTTTCACCTCGGTGTACTATTTGACAACCTTTACACGTCGAGTGGCGTGTTGATTACGTTACgataattcgttattttttttaaagaaattcttttttttttattgtgcgTATAAAATGTGGAgcttagtaattttattcacaTAAATGAACCATCTCGAAATATTTAACACTTGATTGCTACGTATATATGGAATATCAATGTACAAAGAATTTTTTAAGCATTGAATATCTGTAAACACGCAAGGTCTACCATACGAAATAGTATCTACCTACGCAGAGTTTGTAAGGCACGTACATATAACTCGCGATTCAGTTTTCGCAGTTTTCCTAAGAATAGGCCGACATATATCGCGTCGAACATCATTAGAACTGTGGTTTAGTTCTTCACCAGTTTCTGAAAAGGCGAGAAGGTCTCGCGCGCACAAACGTTTGTTCCAGTAGAAATAATTTTCGATAAAGTGAACGAATAACTGAATGAAGTGTGATTTTAAAATTGACGTACTATTGGATTGGAATTAAAGCAGCAGTAATGAATTATTTACTTTGTCTATTGCCTATTGCTCTAAATTTAATTGTAGAcctaaacaatttttctatgaTATAAATCAAATTAATgttctatttttatatttttaaacttgATTCTTCTTATTTTTAAACCAGTAATAATAGAAGCAATACAAAGAGTCCGCCTATAGAGTCTTTTTGAATGCAACTATAACGAGCAATTATAGTTGTTTTGAATGTAATTttcacaaatatttttaatagttgAAAGGAAACgcgattttatttcttttagacACTGCTTACAACATAATGATCTAGTGGCTCTGGATCTTGATACATCTATTTATACACTCATTCTATATTTAATGTACTCGACATAAATGCGAACTTTCTGGATTATATTTTCTCTAATTATTGAAAGATTTATTTTACGATTAaagatttaaattaaaaacaaattctgTTTTGTTTGATTAAAATATTACAAGTACTTTCATGAgaattgaaatatttcatatacaataactcgttaatttttaattatattaaaggCTGCGAAGCTAGTGATAAGGAAGATCACTTAGAAGAATTGGTAAATCGTTTGGAAACTGTTACCAAGCGACTGGAGAAAGTACGGACTCATTCTATAACTGAAACTCAAGACTCTGCTGTTCAAACAAGTACACCATCTCCAAAGAAGTCTCAGTTAGTTGGAAGCAGTGCATCTATACAGTCTGCCTCACCTACTCAATCTCTACATAAACCAGCATCAGACAAATTTGTCAGCATGTCAGTAGCAGGGTATGAAGATCTTTTGGCTGGTCCTGTAAGAGAATACTTGCAGCTGAGTGAGAAAATTGGCAGTGATGTAGCCACTCACAGCAAGCTTGTAGAAAAGGCATTCCAGTAAGCAtttcattataattttattttaaacgttGAGTACAATCGCTATAACGTTAATcgctaattatttttattccttTTATAGAATTCAATTGGAATTTATTCGAACTGCGGCAAGTCGCTCAGCCCCAGTAAATCAATCAGAGCAACTTGCTCTTCTTGGACCTACATCTACACAAATTCAACAGATTCAAGACTTCCGTGAGAAAAATAGAGGATctcaattttttaatcatttatcAGCAATTAGTGAAAGTATTCCAGCTCTAGGATGGGTTGCTGTATCACCTACACCAGCACCCTATGTAAAAGAGATGAACGATGCTGGACAATTTTATACTAATCGTGTATTAAAAGATTGGAAGGAGAAGTAAGTTCGTATTGCAAACTgttaaaaaataacaataaatcAAACGTTTcgccattattattattacagaaATAAAGTACATGCTGAATGGTGCAAGGCTTGGGTTCAAACGTTAAGCGATCTTCAGCAATACGTACGTCAACATCACACAACAGGATTGGTATGGGCAAAAACTGGCTCTGCACCGGTAGGCATACCACCACCTCCACCACCATGCATGCCTATTGGAGATGTGGCACCAGTCAGTATTGCCGATGACAGAAGTGCTCTTTTCGCCGAAATTAATCAGGGAGAAGCTATTACAAAAAGTAAGTGTACTATAGttataaaatactaataaaaCGGTAATtaggaaattttattaattggtaCATCTTATTTTATAGACTTAAAGAAAGTCACTTCCGATATGCAAACACATAAGAATCCTTCATTGAGGACTGGTCCAGCGCCATTTAAAGCACCGGTAGTTGATAATGTTATACCATCAAAAACAGTACCACCTGCAAGTGCACCCATTGACAAACCACCTGTATTTACTAAAGATGGGAAGAAATGGCTTGTAGTAAGTAATACACTGTATAACATCCTCTGTTctgtatttgtaaaaaattaattttattcgcaaaatttgtattttatttgttttgtaGGAATACCATAAAGGAAATAAAGATTTGCTCGTCGATAACGTTGAGATGAATAATGTGATTTATATGTTCCGATGTCAAGACAGTACCTTAGTTGTTAAAGGCAAAGTCAACTCTGTTGTTATGGATTCATGTCGTAAATCGTCTGTCGTGTTCGACTCTGTTGTGTCAAGCATCGAATTCGTCAACTGTCAGAGCGTCCAAATGCAGGTATGTTGTTTAATttttactaaaaatggaaaatgaTTCACGTCCTATATCTTGGATCAAATATCGTGTAAAAAATAACTTTATTACGAAAtgtgtacatatatacataatatAATTACATAAAGTACATGCCCTGTATTAGAAAATAAAGGTccgatattataaaaatattgttctGATAATAAGGAATTTTATAAACGCAGACAATAAGTACTATTTGTGATCGAGTAttacttatttttttttatattctgaTACAAGTTTCTTGCAGACGTTTTGTAATTCTTGTAGATGTACAGTGTTTGGCTCTTGATGAAGAATTTCTAGGAATGCTATGTATTCGTCGTTATTTAACTCTTTAGGTGTCCCACATATTTGAAACTTGTTTAATACACTTTTCGATGTACCTGAAACCTTTTCTAAATCCGACATTGATGTACTTGTATCGATTACGGATGGTTTAGCAGTGACATCTATTTCCCTTTGCTCAACGGAAAGAAAACATAAATGTTTTAACTTGGCGTTGGTGAatgaatcattttttattaatcgTGCAGGTGATTCGGATGATACATTTTGATCCAACTCATTACCATTTATGACAGAAGAAACGATGGTAACAATTTTGTGCATTATACTTTTTTCCTTTTCTATAGAGTCTGTTGAAAATTCTACATCTATTTTGTTAGATTGATTTTCTTTGGTCTCTTTTTGTAGGTTCAGCTCTCTGTTTTCAATATATTCTAAAAATTTGTTCGGATCTACTATCTTAGTTGTGTTTTGATCATATTTTGTGTATATGTTAACATATATTACCATTTGTTCTTGTGGAGTAATGTTACTGTCAGTATTTTCACTTAAATTTTGTAGAGTATATGATGCTTTCATCAAATCTTGCTTGTCAGTATGGTTTTGATTATCGTCTGTATTCTTGACGTAGTTGTTGTTTTCTACCGCATATTCTtcattattttctgatttgcctTCCATCTTGATAGATTCTTCCATTGTATTTTCGCTTTTACTACACAAATCATCCTTCCAAAGCATAGTCATCGTTAGCGGTCCTCTCATTGGACTCTTAGATCTTGTCTCATTTTCTGATCGTCGCGCTGCTTCTAATCGACTTTTTAAAACTGGTATGCAAGATCTTGAAGAGGTTTTAGGTATTGGTAGTATTGGTTTCCCATGACTTTTTAATTTAGTTTCCAAAGAGTGAATGTAATTTATTGTGTTCGCATTACTCGGAGATTCATATGATTGTGAAGTAACATGTTTTGCCGATTTCTTTGATCGAAAACTGATTTGCGATAGAGACTGTTTTTTATCTAACTTAACGTGACATTCTGCATTACGTCTAGATTCAACGGATAAATCTCTGACTCTTACGTGTTTTGGAGTTGTATTACTTTTTGCTTTGGCGTGGACAGTATCTACCAAATCAGATTTTAAACCTATTATATTTTGCGGAGCAATTGGTTTCTGTAGCTTTTCAATTCTTGAAGTGTAATTTTCTTGACTCCTTGACTTCATTGTTTTATTCAATCTTTTCAATGTCATATTGTCTTTTGCATCCCTTGGAGAAATTTGACACGATAATGTGTTTGTCATAAACGCGTTTTGGTCTTCATTTAATATGTTTGATTTATTTACTA
The window above is part of the Colletes latitarsis isolate SP2378_abdomen chromosome 2, iyColLati1, whole genome shotgun sequence genome. Proteins encoded here:
- the Capt gene encoding adenylyl cyclase-associated protein 1 isoform X1, producing MFKCCVCNKSAKKEKSNGDVTKQSQKAIDLQVVAKVEEDGPIGREEKLNGDVQRLEKVSPSMENCSAEVVDDLTVKSPLPSGKRDEIDGSRLRKESIVESNKGEDDDTKNATDGTEENKREEENGIKDASGSAEVNGCDNTSGISDGGGGGGLMQVILNTGVPSIVKTNLYDSSTAYIERTIDDGPEEEGDDSVFEACPNDNANKKTTPVPSVPRWLSEEDDHDSEECSGMQEPPATPVARDELALRRHRFFSDLLHAAQNSSEHRVRFDPLGPMVHAGCEASDKEDHLEELVNRLETVTKRLEKVRTHSITETQDSAVQTSTPSPKKSQLVGSSASIQSASPTQSLHKPASDKFVSMSVAGYEDLLAGPVREYLQLSEKIGSDVATHSKLVEKAFQIQLEFIRTAASRSAPVNQSEQLALLGPTSTQIQQIQDFREKNRGSQFFNHLSAISESIPALGWVAVSPTPAPYVKEMNDAGQFYTNRVLKDWKEKNKVHAEWCKAWVQTLSDLQQYVRQHHTTGLVWAKTGSAPVGIPPPPPPCMPIGDVAPVSIADDRSALFAEINQGEAITKNLKKVTSDMQTHKNPSLRTGPAPFKAPVVDNVIPSKTVPPASAPIDKPPVFTKDGKKWLVEYHKGNKDLLVDNVEMNNVIYMFRCQDSTLVVKGKVNSVVMDSCRKSSVVFDSVVSSIEFVNCQSVQMQVLGKVPTISIDKTDGCQMYLSSESMDVEVISSKSSEMNVMVPKANGDYAEYPVPEQFKTTISPKGLNTIAIDLLG
- the Capt gene encoding adenylyl cyclase-associated protein 1 isoform X2 translates to MSEVRKIAQNDSLMVPGAYEKVLNMWKNRCEASDKEDHLEELVNRLETVTKRLEKVRTHSITETQDSAVQTSTPSPKKSQLVGSSASIQSASPTQSLHKPASDKFVSMSVAGYEDLLAGPVREYLQLSEKIGSDVATHSKLVEKAFQIQLEFIRTAASRSAPVNQSEQLALLGPTSTQIQQIQDFREKNRGSQFFNHLSAISESIPALGWVAVSPTPAPYVKEMNDAGQFYTNRVLKDWKEKNKVHAEWCKAWVQTLSDLQQYVRQHHTTGLVWAKTGSAPVGIPPPPPPCMPIGDVAPVSIADDRSALFAEINQGEAITKNLKKVTSDMQTHKNPSLRTGPAPFKAPVVDNVIPSKTVPPASAPIDKPPVFTKDGKKWLVEYHKGNKDLLVDNVEMNNVIYMFRCQDSTLVVKGKVNSVVMDSCRKSSVVFDSVVSSIEFVNCQSVQMQVLGKVPTISIDKTDGCQMYLSSESMDVEVISSKSSEMNVMVPKANGDYAEYPVPEQFKTTISPKGLNTIAIDLLG
- the Capt gene encoding adenylyl cyclase-associated protein 1 isoform X3: MSVAGYEDLLAGPVREYLQLSEKIGSDVATHSKLVEKAFQIQLEFIRTAASRSAPVNQSEQLALLGPTSTQIQQIQDFREKNRGSQFFNHLSAISESIPALGWVAVSPTPAPYVKEMNDAGQFYTNRVLKDWKEKNKVHAEWCKAWVQTLSDLQQYVRQHHTTGLVWAKTGSAPVGIPPPPPPCMPIGDVAPVSIADDRSALFAEINQGEAITKNLKKVTSDMQTHKNPSLRTGPAPFKAPVVDNVIPSKTVPPASAPIDKPPVFTKDGKKWLVEYHKGNKDLLVDNVEMNNVIYMFRCQDSTLVVKGKVNSVVMDSCRKSSVVFDSVVSSIEFVNCQSVQMQVLGKVPTISIDKTDGCQMYLSSESMDVEVISSKSSEMNVMVPKANGDYAEYPVPEQFKTTISPKGLNTIAIDLLG